In Candidatus Hydrogenedentota bacterium, a single window of DNA contains:
- the gspF gene encoding type II secretion system inner membrane protein GspF, whose translation MPKYAYKALNNEGMEVFGVVQADSQALAINDVRTLGLYPTMVREARKSDERRARKEKRGLSELYFGGVKTKQLVVMTRQLATLIDAGLPLLRSINVLVAQLKPCKLRDILREIASDIQSGSTFSEGLAKHPKQFDRLFVNMVRAGEVGGMLEVVLNRLADYMERRQALKRKVRAALIYPIAVIVIATGIVMFLLIKVVPVFAEIFADFEAELPMPTQILIAAGDFVVYSWWKLVVGLNCTIIAVKLLMKSHAVKRVTDRIVLKIPLVGDLVTKVAVARFARTLGTLITSGVPILQALRITRDTIGNEVIQNAIEKVHDSIKEGDTIAAPLDEAKVFPAMVVNMIDVGEETGSLDSMLMKVADIYDAEVEAAVDAMLALLEPMIIIVLGGIIGFIVISLYLPIFTLGDAISGV comes from the coding sequence ATGCCGAAATATGCGTACAAGGCCTTGAACAACGAGGGCATGGAGGTCTTTGGCGTTGTTCAGGCGGATAGCCAGGCGCTCGCCATCAACGACGTGCGCACGCTTGGCCTCTACCCGACCATGGTGCGCGAGGCGCGCAAGAGCGACGAGCGCCGCGCCCGCAAGGAAAAGCGCGGCCTGAGCGAGCTCTATTTCGGCGGCGTCAAGACGAAGCAGCTCGTCGTCATGACGCGCCAGCTCGCCACGCTCATCGACGCCGGCCTCCCGCTCCTGCGCAGCATCAATGTGCTCGTCGCCCAGCTCAAGCCCTGCAAGCTGCGCGACATCCTGCGCGAAATCGCCAGCGACATTCAGTCCGGCTCGACCTTCTCCGAGGGGCTCGCGAAGCACCCGAAGCAGTTCGACCGCCTTTTCGTGAACATGGTGCGCGCGGGCGAGGTCGGCGGTATGCTCGAGGTCGTGCTGAACCGGCTCGCCGACTACATGGAACGGCGCCAGGCCCTCAAACGCAAGGTGCGCGCCGCGCTTATCTACCCGATCGCCGTCATCGTCATTGCCACCGGCATCGTCATGTTCCTGCTCATCAAGGTCGTGCCCGTGTTCGCCGAGATCTTCGCCGATTTCGAGGCGGAACTGCCGATGCCCACGCAGATCCTGATTGCCGCGGGCGACTTCGTCGTCTATTCCTGGTGGAAGCTGGTGGTCGGCCTGAACTGCACGATTATCGCGGTGAAACTGCTGATGAAGAGCCACGCCGTCAAACGGGTCACCGACCGCATCGTTCTCAAGATTCCGCTGGTCGGCGACCTGGTCACGAAGGTGGCCGTGGCCCGCTTCGCGCGCACGCTCGGCACCCTGATCACTTCCGGCGTGCCCATACTGCAGGCCCTGCGCATTACGCGCGACACCATCGGCAACGAAGTGATCCAGAACGCCATCGAGAAGGTTCATGACAGCATCAAGGAGGGCGACACGATCGCCGCGCCGCTCGACGAGGCCAAGGTCTTCCCCGCCATGGTCGTGAACATGATCGACGTGGGCGAGGAGACCGGAAGCCTGGACTCGATGCTCATGAAAGTGGCGGACATCTACGACGCGGAAGTCGAGGCCGCCGTGGACGCGATGCTCGCGTTGCTCGAACCGATGATTATCATCGTGCTCGGCGGCATCATCGGGTTCATCGTTATTTCGCTGTATTTGCCCATCTTCACGTTGGGCGACGCAATATCGGGCGTATAG
- the tadA gene encoding Flp pilus assembly complex ATPase component TadA — protein MAVATERQLGDILIEQGVISPLQLDEALQRQRLTGDMLGRLLVRMGYCEEQDIVEALAVQNGMERVDVSKLKINQDIIRKVPADVAKFYNIIPVREVSGTLIVAMADPLNLRILDDLRQILGCDVRGAVSNQADVAVAWKNNYSYETESIQDMLIDLQEKVGTGALTLEELGTQEVVSDVDNLVELAQQPEVIKIVNLVFLEAVQKRASDIHFEVYEEHFRIRIRVDGVLHEIVSPPKALAIALVSRVKVICSMDIGERRLPQDARINLKVGDTEIDVRVATLPTLFGENVVMRILDKTAVKIDLARLGLSEDIQHKVENVISKPNGIFLVTGPTGSGKTTTLYACLNELNKEDVKIITTEDPVELQIDRLIQCQVHEEVGLTFAACLRSILRQDPDIIMVGEIRDLETAQIAVESSLTGHLVLSTLHTNSAPETITRLLDMNVEPFLITASLEAVMAQRLVRLLCRHCREKYTPTEDEKEELGLPRSYRENPKLKMFRPKGCPACDYVGYIGRSGLFELMLVDAQVADMILDRVMAHDLRRYARKHQGMRTLREEGIIKCVQGITSAAEIIAHTDKYDD, from the coding sequence ATGGCTGTAGCGACGGAAAGACAACTTGGCGACATCCTGATCGAGCAGGGCGTCATCAGCCCGCTGCAATTGGACGAAGCGCTGCAGCGGCAACGGTTGACGGGAGACATGCTCGGCCGCCTGCTCGTGCGCATGGGCTATTGCGAGGAGCAGGACATCGTCGAGGCGCTCGCGGTCCAGAACGGCATGGAGCGCGTGGACGTCAGCAAGTTGAAGATCAACCAGGACATCATCCGGAAGGTGCCCGCGGACGTCGCGAAATTCTACAACATCATCCCGGTCCGCGAGGTGAGCGGCACGCTCATCGTGGCCATGGCGGACCCGCTGAACCTGCGCATCCTCGACGACCTGCGCCAGATTCTCGGCTGCGACGTGCGCGGCGCCGTGAGCAACCAGGCCGACGTGGCCGTGGCGTGGAAAAACAACTATTCCTACGAGACCGAGTCGATCCAGGACATGCTGATCGACCTGCAGGAGAAGGTGGGCACCGGCGCGCTGACCCTGGAGGAACTGGGCACGCAGGAAGTGGTCAGCGACGTCGACAACCTGGTCGAACTGGCGCAGCAGCCCGAAGTCATCAAGATTGTGAACCTGGTGTTTCTCGAGGCGGTGCAGAAGCGCGCCTCGGATATTCACTTTGAAGTGTATGAAGAGCATTTCCGCATCCGGATTCGCGTCGACGGCGTGCTCCACGAAATCGTCAGCCCGCCCAAGGCGCTCGCCATCGCGCTGGTCAGCCGCGTCAAGGTGATTTGCAGCATGGACATTGGCGAGCGCCGCCTGCCCCAGGACGCGCGCATCAACCTGAAAGTGGGCGACACCGAGATCGACGTGCGCGTCGCGACGCTGCCCACGCTCTTCGGCGAAAACGTCGTGATGCGCATTCTGGACAAGACCGCCGTCAAGATCGACCTGGCGCGTCTCGGCCTCAGCGAAGACATCCAGCACAAGGTCGAGAATGTCATCAGCAAGCCGAACGGCATCTTCCTCGTGACCGGACCCACGGGCTCGGGCAAGACGACCACGCTTTATGCCTGCCTCAATGAACTGAACAAGGAAGACGTCAAGATCATCACGACCGAGGACCCGGTCGAATTGCAGATCGACCGGCTCATCCAGTGCCAGGTGCACGAGGAGGTCGGCCTCACGTTCGCCGCCTGCTTGCGCAGTATCCTGCGCCAGGACCCGGACATCATCATGGTCGGTGAAATACGCGACCTGGAAACGGCGCAGATCGCCGTGGAATCGTCGCTCACGGGGCACCTGGTGCTGAGCACGCTGCATACGAACAGCGCGCCGGAGACGATCACGCGCCTGCTCGACATGAACGTCGAGCCATTCTTGATTACCGCCTCGCTCGAGGCGGTTATGGCGCAACGGCTCGTGCGCCTGCTGTGCCGGCATTGCCGCGAGAAGTACACGCCGACGGAGGACGAAAAGGAGGAACTGGGCCTGCCCCGGTCCTATCGCGAGAACCCGAAACTGAAGATGTTCCGGCCGAAGGGCTGCCCGGCGTGCGACTACGTCGGGTATATAGGCCGTTCGGGCCTGTTTGAACTGATGCTGGTAGACGCGCAGGTTGCCGACATGATCCTGGACCGCGTGATGGCCCACGACCTGCGCCGTTACGCGCGCAAACACCAGGGCATGCGCACGCTGCGCGAGGAAGGCATCATCAAGTGCGTGCAGGGAATCACCAGCGCCGCCGAAATCATCGCTCATACGGACAAATACGACGACTAG
- a CDS encoding type IV pilus twitching motility protein PilT, with product MAYEMVSLLRMLIDREGSDLHLAVDNPPVGRVHGRLQFFGDDPLRPEDTERLMKSIASVDNQQELQEVGGADFGFAFEDVARFRVSIFKQRGYVGIVLRLIPRKIMTFEEIGLPDSLKKVINQPRGLILVTGPTGSGKTTSLATMLDWININFDVHIVTVEDPIEYYHTHKLGIITQREVGVDVPTFAEALRRVLRQDPDVILVGEMRDLETIEAAITAAETGHLVFATLHTTGAVRTIDRIVDAFPTNQQEQIRTQLAGNLKAVISQTLIPKKSGFGRVAAFEIMITTPAIQNLIRENKSYRITSSIQTGHKYGMNLLDEHLLALYRKGVCKYEDVFQKAQLPDEFEANARALGLPGIPAKAQTPGEPAAAH from the coding sequence ATGGCGTATGAAATGGTCAGCCTGCTGCGCATGCTGATTGACCGCGAAGGGTCGGACTTGCATCTCGCGGTAGACAATCCGCCCGTGGGCCGCGTGCACGGGCGGCTCCAGTTCTTCGGCGATGACCCGTTGCGCCCGGAAGACACGGAGCGGCTCATGAAAAGCATCGCGTCCGTGGACAATCAGCAGGAGCTGCAGGAGGTGGGCGGGGCCGACTTCGGCTTTGCCTTCGAAGACGTGGCGCGCTTCCGTGTCTCCATCTTCAAGCAGCGCGGCTACGTGGGCATCGTGCTCCGCCTGATTCCGCGCAAGATCATGACCTTCGAAGAAATCGGCCTGCCCGACAGCCTGAAGAAGGTGATCAATCAGCCGCGCGGCCTGATCCTGGTCACGGGTCCGACCGGCTCCGGCAAGACCACTTCGCTGGCGACGATGCTCGACTGGATTAACATCAACTTCGACGTGCACATCGTCACGGTCGAGGACCCGATCGAGTACTACCACACGCACAAACTGGGCATTATCACGCAGCGCGAAGTGGGCGTGGACGTGCCCACCTTCGCCGAGGCGCTGCGCCGCGTGCTGCGCCAGGACCCCGACGTGATTCTCGTCGGCGAAATGCGCGACCTTGAGACGATTGAAGCGGCGATTACCGCCGCGGAGACCGGGCACTTGGTGTTCGCCACGCTGCACACCACGGGCGCCGTGCGCACCATCGACCGCATCGTGGACGCCTTCCCGACGAACCAGCAGGAACAGATCCGGACCCAGCTCGCGGGCAACCTGAAGGCGGTGATTTCGCAGACGCTGATCCCGAAAAAGAGCGGGTTCGGCCGCGTAGCCGCGTTCGAGATTATGATCACCACGCCGGCCATTCAGAACCTGATCCGCGAGAACAAGTCGTACCGTATCACGTCCTCGATTCAGACCGGCCACAAGTACGGCATGAACCTGCTCGACGAGCATCTGCTTGCCCTGTACCGCAAGGGCGTGTGCAAATACGAAGACGTGTTCCAGAAGGCCCAGCTGCCGGACGAGTTCGAAGCCAACGCGCGCGCGCTCGGGCTGCCCGGCATTCCGGCAAAAGCGCAGACCCCGGGCGAACCGGCGGCGGCGCACTAA
- the tadA gene encoding Flp pilus assembly complex ATPase component TadA, translating to MQNYTLFGQRLVERGVITQHQLDEAIHKQQTTMSHRKIGEILVRLQYLSRSHITEALSDQLGIAIVKISEREIPERVRNLVPGSVATLYRVIPIGENGAKIVLATADPTNINNLDNLSRLLERQIEPVLSTPEEIAAALNKYYGLQESTVENMLSTVSSASSLSTLSSMSNVSSLDSSLSSLGSFSASDISMSSISMDGLDVEESALVQTQGSDLDDDDPDNPVVQYVHHSILEAFRLRASDIHIEPGKTDVKIRYRIDGVLHQMPTPPKRAQAAIISRVKIMSGMDIAERRIPQDGRIKMALGGKMIDLRVSALPSYYGESVVMRILDKSGLMLGLGQLGFDPEHQRTWERILNHATGVVLVTGPTGSGKTTTLYASLHTLNTPDSKIITVEDPVEYQIAGINQVQINHDIGWDFARALRSIFRQDPDIVMVGEIRDLETAEIAIKAALTGHLVFSTLHTNDTSSSYIRLVDIGVRPFLVAAGIRVVLAQRLVRTICTSCKEPYTPPEREFQRLGLDVDVTDLELYHGAGCDNCNKTGYQGRLGVYELMQTTDEIRTMIMNGESAAAIRRRARLAGMVTMREDAWHKAVNGITTIEEVNRATRTDETLQHKPQVVGV from the coding sequence ATGCAAAATTACACCCTCTTTGGTCAGCGGCTGGTGGAACGGGGGGTAATCACCCAGCATCAGCTCGACGAGGCGATACATAAGCAACAAACAACGATGAGTCACCGGAAAATCGGTGAGATTCTCGTTCGTTTGCAGTATCTGAGCCGCAGTCACATCACGGAAGCGCTGTCTGACCAACTGGGCATTGCCATCGTCAAGATATCGGAGCGTGAGATACCCGAACGCGTCCGGAATCTGGTGCCCGGCAGCGTGGCGACCCTGTACCGGGTTATCCCTATCGGCGAGAACGGCGCCAAGATCGTGCTCGCGACCGCCGATCCCACGAATATCAACAACCTCGACAACTTGTCGCGCCTGCTTGAAAGGCAAATCGAGCCCGTCCTGTCGACACCCGAGGAAATCGCCGCCGCCCTCAACAAGTATTACGGGTTGCAGGAGTCCACCGTTGAGAACATGCTGTCCACCGTCAGTAGCGCGAGCAGCCTGAGCACGTTGAGCAGCATGTCGAACGTGAGTTCGCTGGACAGTTCCCTTTCGAGCCTGGGCAGTTTCTCGGCGAGCGACATTTCGATGAGCAGTATCAGCATGGACGGGCTTGACGTGGAGGAGTCCGCGCTGGTGCAGACTCAGGGCTCCGACCTGGATGATGACGACCCGGACAACCCCGTGGTGCAATACGTGCACCACTCGATTCTGGAGGCGTTCCGGCTGCGCGCGAGCGATATTCACATCGAGCCGGGCAAGACGGATGTCAAGATCCGGTACCGGATAGACGGCGTGCTGCACCAGATGCCGACCCCGCCCAAGCGCGCCCAGGCCGCGATTATCTCGCGCGTGAAAATCATGTCCGGTATGGACATCGCGGAGCGGCGCATCCCGCAGGACGGCCGCATCAAGATGGCGCTCGGCGGGAAGATGATCGACCTGCGCGTGAGCGCGCTGCCCTCTTATTACGGCGAAAGCGTCGTGATGCGTATCCTCGACAAGAGCGGGCTCATGCTCGGGCTGGGCCAGTTGGGTTTCGACCCGGAGCACCAGCGCACGTGGGAGCGCATTCTTAATCACGCCACGGGCGTCGTGCTGGTCACCGGTCCTACCGGTTCCGGAAAAACGACGACGCTCTACGCGTCGTTGCACACGTTGAACACGCCGGACAGCAAGATCATCACGGTTGAGGACCCGGTTGAGTATCAGATCGCGGGCATCAACCAGGTGCAGATTAACCACGACATCGGGTGGGACTTCGCCCGCGCCCTGCGTTCGATTTTCCGTCAGGACCCGGATATCGTGATGGTGGGCGAGATCCGCGACCTGGAAACGGCGGAGATCGCGATCAAGGCGGCCCTGACCGGCCACTTGGTGTTTTCGACCCTGCATACGAACGATACTTCGAGTTCCTATATCCGCCTGGTCGATATCGGCGTGCGCCCGTTCCTTGTGGCGGCGGGCATCCGCGTCGTGCTGGCCCAAAGGCTGGTCCGGACGATTTGCACGAGCTGCAAGGAGCCGTACACACCGCCGGAACGGGAGTTCCAGCGGCTGGGGCTGGACGTAGACGTCACCGACCTGGAGTTGTACCACGGCGCGGGCTGCGACAACTGCAACAAGACCGGATACCAGGGCCGTCTCGGCGTATACGAGCTGATGCAGACCACCGATGAAATCCGTACCATGATCATGAACGGCGAGTCCGCCGCGGCTATTCGGCGGCGGGCGCGGCTCGCCGGAATGGTCACCATGCGCGAGGACGCGTGGCACAAGGCGGTAAACGGGATTACGACTATCGAGGAAGTGAACCGCGCGACGCGGACCGACGAGACGCTGCAGCACAAGCCGCAGGTCGTCGGCGTCTGA